Proteins encoded within one genomic window of Candidatus Baltobacteraceae bacterium:
- a CDS encoding TonB-dependent receptor, whose product MIWELFANMLLGVAFAGVLTGTVVGSDGVPAALATVTARGQNLSLSTRTDERGRFAFSTLAVGEYDLLAAKGDLRALARVELTTSGTDVRLTLMPLTTIHQTVVVRPAAPPVRGSGTDLTLNQTVLAHSPASTNFPSLLAQLPGAARGANGVIHINGDHGDINYIVDGVSIPQAINREVGSEFDVANAAYVDVMEGAYPAQYGGRFAAIIDIGTRAGATTPGFSGYAEGGSFGTFDSSMEYHTPIGPGSLVIGTHAGQTNYALDPPDPASQHNNGSNTNQFLRYTLPSASGDYVNFTLSHSLQTFQIPNDIAGGEPPGTDDNEIQNDTFVALQYHHAIGDHGTLTFGPSYKRSNILDYGDPYNDFIYGEAVNIANGGTPSDCATAVKTGNYSPTTCAFSLYGNSLASDVAFNGDYDLRSERHDVRMGGNYDLTLVPKTYAVTLQPMNFLAPIYTPQTPGAAYTVTDNAPNVGHTESLYLQDSWQMGSDYELDYGLREDAFGLFSTQFQRGFSQLSPRAKFTRFFGKRASVYAFYGRFFTPFSFQNVSPEAAYLLNLPLQRTPASFDLKPQRDSDYEIGGHLPVGSGDLGLRVMQKNATDLIDDTQVGVTAFHEDINYAEGRIATQTVYYQLPLARNGRVYVSANHTYSENKGCETQLLAPCFGSPTDWTPANHMQQWGATSGAILNDARGGWFSVDGEYGSGLSSSACAATLQTLQCAYTPHIVFDAEKGIALGPNVALTMRVGNLLNDRYFVTFENAQGNHYAQGRTFALGVRFASP is encoded by the coding sequence ATGATTTGGGAATTGTTTGCAAATATGCTGCTGGGCGTGGCGTTCGCCGGCGTCTTGACCGGGACCGTCGTCGGTAGCGACGGCGTCCCCGCCGCTCTGGCGACGGTTACGGCAAGGGGCCAGAATCTGAGCCTCTCCACCCGAACCGACGAGCGCGGACGGTTCGCCTTCTCGACGCTGGCGGTCGGCGAATATGACTTGCTGGCGGCCAAGGGTGACCTGCGGGCGCTGGCACGCGTGGAGTTGACGACGTCGGGCACCGATGTGCGGTTGACGCTGATGCCCCTGACGACGATTCACCAGACCGTCGTGGTCCGGCCGGCGGCGCCTCCGGTTCGCGGATCGGGCACGGATCTGACGCTCAATCAGACGGTACTCGCTCACTCGCCGGCGTCCACGAACTTTCCCTCCCTGTTGGCACAGCTGCCGGGAGCCGCTCGTGGCGCCAACGGCGTGATTCACATCAACGGCGATCACGGCGATATCAACTACATCGTCGACGGTGTGTCCATTCCGCAAGCGATCAACCGCGAAGTCGGCAGCGAGTTCGACGTGGCCAACGCCGCCTACGTCGACGTAATGGAAGGCGCGTATCCCGCGCAATACGGGGGCCGGTTCGCGGCCATCATCGACATCGGGACCCGCGCCGGCGCTACGACACCTGGATTTTCCGGGTACGCCGAGGGTGGTTCGTTCGGAACGTTCGATTCCTCGATGGAGTATCACACCCCGATCGGTCCGGGTTCGCTCGTGATCGGCACTCACGCCGGACAGACCAACTACGCGCTCGATCCCCCCGATCCGGCGTCGCAGCACAATAACGGCAGCAACACCAATCAATTTCTGCGCTACACGCTTCCCAGCGCGTCCGGCGATTACGTCAACTTCACGCTTAGCCACTCGCTGCAGACGTTCCAGATTCCCAACGATATCGCCGGCGGCGAACCGCCCGGCACCGACGACAACGAGATTCAAAACGACACCTTCGTGGCGCTGCAGTATCACCACGCCATCGGCGACCACGGGACGCTCACCTTCGGTCCGTCCTACAAACGCTCGAACATTCTCGATTACGGCGATCCGTACAACGATTTCATCTACGGCGAAGCCGTCAACATCGCTAACGGCGGCACGCCGAGCGATTGCGCGACTGCCGTTAAGACCGGAAACTATTCGCCGACCACCTGCGCGTTTTCGCTCTACGGAAACTCGCTGGCTAGCGACGTCGCCTTCAATGGCGACTACGATCTGCGCAGCGAACGCCACGACGTACGAATGGGCGGGAACTACGACCTAACGCTCGTGCCGAAAACGTATGCCGTCACCTTGCAGCCGATGAATTTCTTGGCGCCGATATACACGCCCCAGACGCCTGGAGCCGCATACACCGTCACCGACAACGCGCCAAACGTCGGGCACACGGAATCGCTGTACCTTCAAGACAGTTGGCAGATGGGCAGCGATTACGAACTCGATTACGGGTTGCGCGAAGACGCGTTTGGGCTCTTCTCGACGCAGTTCCAGCGCGGGTTCTCCCAGCTGAGCCCCCGCGCCAAGTTCACGCGCTTCTTCGGCAAGCGGGCGAGCGTCTACGCTTTTTACGGGCGATTCTTTACGCCGTTTAGCTTCCAAAACGTTTCGCCGGAGGCCGCATATCTACTGAACTTGCCGCTGCAGCGCACGCCGGCGTCGTTCGATCTAAAGCCTCAGCGGGATTCCGACTACGAGATTGGGGGGCATCTGCCGGTCGGGAGCGGCGATCTCGGGCTGCGCGTCATGCAGAAGAACGCCACCGATCTCATCGACGACACGCAAGTGGGCGTTACGGCGTTTCACGAGGACATCAACTACGCGGAGGGCCGCATCGCCACACAGACGGTATACTATCAGTTGCCGCTGGCGCGCAACGGTCGCGTCTACGTTTCGGCCAATCACACGTATTCTGAGAACAAGGGCTGCGAGACTCAGCTATTAGCACCGTGTTTCGGTTCGCCGACGGATTGGACGCCGGCCAATCACATGCAACAGTGGGGCGCGACCTCCGGCGCAATCCTCAACGATGCCCGCGGCGGCTGGTTCTCAGTCGACGGCGAGTACGGCAGCGGCCTATCGTCGAGTGCTTGCGCCGCGACGCTGCAAACGCTTCAATGTGCGTACACACCTCACATCGTCTTCGACGCGGAGAAGGGTATCGCGCTGGGACCCAACGTCGCGCTCACGATGCGCGTGGGTAACCTTTTGAACGACCGGTACTTCGTTACGTTCGAGAACGCACAGGGCAACCACTACGCACAAGGCCGAACGTTTGCGCTCGGCGTGCGCTTCGCGTCACCGTGA
- a CDS encoding TonB-dependent receptor, with the protein MFRIAAAIAAAFLTCFFLCVPASADSIGIVRGTITLDGRPAPRATVTLEGEGSKFTTTTKPDGAYAFAQVPFGNYRLIAHAKGAHDLQSLLTVTSDSVATINIALTTKLAEIAHTTVTATGSGVESNPPSVNIIDRAALQTSPVNNSLDKVIATLPGVIQFSYNEPVINGFHGVTYNIDGAPLPLATTSNFAEIIDPKDVDSIEVLTGAIPAEYGGDRMGGVVNIISNRPTDIPQGVFGSLTGGFGNQGQSTGGLSLSSRSGSTEVFLNANSDTSDRGIDAPTFNAINDESSDSDQFLRSITQLSPRSTLAFDYGNQLSQYQVPINTSTTNPYDPIVSAPGTLDTQREYDHFSNLNWTTVSRDGNGVFQVIPWWRDTTIDYDGDLPLDVLATSPDFSVCPPTCANTIHGIGLQQNTYAQYLGLRASDFRATEHHSWKIGFDVNRETAISNQLFACYYVDCKASGKIADPYFASPAVPQGQAGSQIGVYAEDKWEMGPNVTWNYGLRWDHSTGYVGGFQISPRIGVTLWDGGRNVGHVYYGRFYAAPLLEDVREDCVALSQQSPCATAHPAYDLKPESDSYFEVGMVHSFNSSFTGSFNVFTKSVVNILDTTQFLNTPLFAVYNNSIGTNNGVEFRLQDRMLDGDQWFFTSTISGSYAACISGATFLFPPNPTGISCQAQLGLEDHSETVAATTGYTHRFGGPQKLWFATIQGNYGSGFPVQFEDANVNLAGTLPAHTTVDLSLGRTVTPGRAGQDQGLGIQLQLLNVLNHQYPIKVANGFNTTQIANGTSVLLRLTAPF; encoded by the coding sequence ATGTTTCGTATTGCTGCGGCGATTGCGGCCGCGTTTTTGACGTGTTTCTTCCTTTGCGTACCCGCAAGCGCCGACTCGATCGGCATCGTGCGCGGAACCATCACCCTCGACGGCCGCCCGGCTCCGCGGGCCACCGTCACCCTCGAAGGCGAGGGGTCGAAGTTTACGACAACGACAAAACCGGACGGCGCCTACGCTTTTGCACAGGTCCCATTTGGAAACTATCGTCTCATTGCGCACGCGAAGGGTGCTCACGACCTGCAGTCGCTCCTGACGGTCACGAGCGATTCGGTTGCGACGATAAACATCGCGTTGACGACAAAACTAGCGGAAATCGCCCATACCACGGTGACCGCAACGGGAAGCGGCGTGGAGAGCAACCCGCCCTCGGTCAACATCATCGATCGCGCTGCTCTCCAGACGTCGCCGGTAAACAATAGCCTCGACAAGGTTATTGCCACCCTTCCCGGCGTTATTCAGTTCTCGTACAACGAGCCGGTGATTAACGGCTTTCACGGCGTAACGTATAACATCGACGGAGCTCCCTTGCCGTTAGCCACAACGTCGAACTTCGCCGAAATAATCGATCCGAAAGACGTCGACTCGATCGAAGTGTTGACGGGAGCCATCCCGGCGGAGTATGGCGGGGACCGCATGGGCGGCGTCGTCAACATCATCAGTAATCGGCCGACCGACATCCCCCAAGGCGTCTTCGGATCGCTCACCGGCGGCTTCGGCAACCAAGGACAGTCCACCGGAGGTCTCTCGCTGTCGTCGCGGTCGGGCTCGACGGAAGTCTTTCTAAATGCGAACTCCGATACGAGCGACCGCGGCATCGACGCACCGACGTTCAATGCGATCAACGACGAGAGCAGTGACAGCGATCAGTTCCTGCGCTCCATCACGCAGCTATCGCCGCGGAGCACGCTGGCATTCGATTACGGCAATCAACTTTCGCAATATCAAGTTCCAATTAATACCAGCACGACCAACCCGTACGATCCTATCGTCAGCGCTCCCGGAACGCTGGACACGCAGCGCGAGTACGATCACTTCTCGAATCTCAACTGGACGACGGTCTCGCGCGACGGCAACGGGGTCTTCCAAGTCATTCCCTGGTGGCGCGACACCACCATCGATTACGACGGCGACCTGCCGCTCGACGTGCTGGCCACCTCACCCGACTTCTCGGTCTGTCCGCCGACGTGCGCGAACACCATCCATGGCATCGGCTTGCAGCAGAACACGTACGCACAATACCTTGGATTGCGCGCGTCGGACTTTCGCGCAACCGAGCACCATTCGTGGAAAATCGGCTTCGACGTCAACCGGGAAACCGCGATCAGCAATCAGCTCTTCGCTTGTTATTACGTCGATTGTAAAGCGAGCGGAAAAATCGCCGACCCGTATTTCGCGTCGCCGGCGGTTCCTCAGGGCCAAGCCGGATCCCAAATCGGCGTCTATGCCGAAGACAAGTGGGAAATGGGTCCGAACGTCACCTGGAACTACGGGCTGCGCTGGGATCATTCGACCGGCTACGTAGGCGGCTTCCAAATCAGTCCGCGCATCGGTGTGACCTTGTGGGACGGCGGTCGTAACGTCGGGCACGTTTACTACGGCCGTTTCTACGCCGCGCCCCTTCTCGAAGACGTCCGTGAGGATTGCGTCGCGCTCTCGCAACAGAGCCCCTGCGCTACCGCGCACCCCGCCTACGACCTCAAGCCAGAAAGCGATTCGTATTTCGAGGTCGGAATGGTTCATTCGTTCAACTCGAGCTTCACCGGATCGTTCAACGTCTTCACCAAAAGCGTGGTGAACATTCTCGACACAACGCAGTTCCTCAACACGCCGCTGTTCGCGGTCTATAACAACTCGATCGGGACCAACAATGGCGTCGAGTTCCGCCTGCAGGACCGCATGCTCGACGGCGACCAGTGGTTCTTTACGTCGACGATTTCCGGTTCGTACGCGGCCTGTATCTCGGGAGCAACCTTCCTCTTCCCACCCAACCCCACGGGTATCTCGTGCCAAGCGCAGCTCGGGCTAGAAGATCATAGTGAAACCGTCGCTGCAACGACCGGCTACACGCACCGGTTCGGCGGCCCGCAGAAGCTGTGGTTTGCAACGATCCAAGGCAACTACGGCAGCGGCTTCCCCGTTCAGTTCGAGGATGCCAACGTCAACTTGGCGGGAACGTTACCTGCGCACACGACCGTCGACCTTTCACTCGGCCGTACGGTGACGCCGGGACGTGCTGGGCAGGACCAGGGCCTCGGAATCCAGCTGCAACTACTCAACGTCCTCAATCATCAGTATCCGATCAAGGTGGCCAACGGCTTCAACACCACGCAGATCGCCAACGGAACGTCGGTACTGTTGCGCCTAACCGCGCCATTCTGA
- the copD gene encoding copper homeostasis membrane protein CopD, giving the protein MRTRPKETSRSRSRGAKAIDPLLSSTRLLHYAASALLEGTFVFWCMIAWPAFARTPAAHALRERLDRRLFALAWVSLLVAIVSGAGWLVIVASNMSGMPLASALQGSVLGIVLTQTHFGIDWIVRAGLTVAIAICLALQARTRSHAVGWVGLLAASAFVASLAWAGHGAATEDVPFDALHAPADILHLLAAGAWLGALLPLVIFLVQACRDMSSQAVAVARIATLRFSVLGLSAVGTLIVTGVVNTWFLAGSVPALLGTLYGQLLLLKIALFAAMIGVAGINQRRLLPHLADSATDDSLCLQISRRVFGNATIEACLGVFVLAIVGIIGILPPGLHTEPRWPLPFRFSLSEGFVRAYPTSFYASTQPYAAPSIARGAPLYAQNCVVCHGAGGRGDGPLAGKLSVRPANLTEPHLFAHKVGEMFWWIGHGTDNGVMPGFADKLSPDQRWDVINFVLARAAGDLTQHTGSQISTAAAVPLPDFAFEQNGAQNTLSQTLKNGPALVVLFAGHAPRARLEQLAKLQPRLAAAGLHVIAVALHPSTEKNPLIVDVSQDVRETLELFDSPADGGETELMLDRGANIRARWMASGAGGLADPSTLLSDAARVKSIPVAAANHAGHGG; this is encoded by the coding sequence ATACGCACACGACCCAAGGAGACTTCACGTTCCAGGTCAAGGGGAGCTAAGGCGATCGACCCGCTCTTATCGTCGACGCGTCTGCTCCACTACGCGGCGAGCGCCCTGCTCGAAGGCACCTTCGTCTTCTGGTGCATGATAGCGTGGCCGGCGTTTGCGCGAACGCCGGCAGCGCATGCGCTGCGGGAACGGCTGGATCGACGGCTCTTTGCGCTCGCTTGGGTAAGCCTGCTCGTCGCAATCGTCAGCGGCGCCGGTTGGCTCGTCATCGTCGCATCGAACATGAGCGGGATGCCGCTCGCATCGGCTCTTCAGGGCAGCGTTCTCGGGATCGTCCTGACGCAAACGCACTTCGGCATCGACTGGATCGTTCGCGCCGGACTCACCGTCGCGATAGCGATCTGCCTCGCGCTGCAGGCACGAACGCGCAGTCACGCAGTGGGCTGGGTTGGTTTGCTCGCCGCGTCCGCGTTCGTCGCCTCGCTCGCATGGGCGGGCCACGGCGCTGCGACAGAAGACGTTCCGTTCGACGCGCTTCATGCGCCGGCCGACATCTTGCATTTGCTGGCCGCAGGCGCGTGGCTCGGCGCGCTCTTACCGCTCGTCATATTTCTCGTTCAAGCCTGCCGGGACATGAGTTCGCAAGCGGTTGCGGTCGCGCGGATCGCAACGCTGCGCTTCTCGGTGCTCGGTCTCTCGGCCGTAGGGACGCTGATCGTTACCGGCGTCGTCAACACGTGGTTCTTAGCCGGCAGCGTTCCGGCGCTCCTCGGAACGCTGTACGGTCAACTCCTACTGCTGAAGATCGCGCTCTTTGCGGCGATGATTGGTGTCGCCGGTATCAATCAGCGGCGGCTCCTCCCCCACCTCGCCGACAGCGCGACCGATGACAGCCTGTGCTTGCAAATCAGCCGGCGGGTATTCGGCAACGCGACGATCGAGGCGTGTCTCGGCGTCTTCGTACTTGCCATCGTCGGCATCATCGGCATATTGCCGCCTGGACTGCACACCGAGCCGCGCTGGCCGCTCCCGTTCCGGTTTTCTCTAAGCGAAGGATTCGTTCGCGCGTACCCGACGAGTTTTTACGCGTCGACGCAGCCCTATGCGGCGCCGTCAATAGCGCGCGGCGCACCGCTGTACGCGCAGAACTGCGTCGTGTGCCACGGAGCCGGCGGACGCGGCGACGGTCCGCTTGCCGGCAAGCTTTCCGTTCGGCCGGCAAATTTGACCGAACCGCACCTGTTCGCGCACAAGGTCGGCGAGATGTTCTGGTGGATCGGCCACGGCACCGACAACGGGGTTATGCCTGGCTTTGCCGACAAGCTGTCTCCAGATCAACGGTGGGACGTGATCAACTTCGTGCTCGCGCGCGCGGCCGGCGACCTCACGCAACACACCGGTTCGCAAATCAGCACGGCAGCGGCGGTTCCACTGCCGGATTTCGCCTTCGAGCAAAACGGTGCGCAAAATACACTGAGTCAGACGCTCAAGAACGGACCGGCCCTGGTCGTCTTGTTCGCGGGGCACGCACCGCGTGCGCGGCTGGAGCAATTAGCGAAATTGCAGCCCCGTCTTGCTGCCGCCGGGCTACACGTGATTGCCGTTGCGTTACATCCGTCAACGGAGAAGAACCCGTTGATCGTAGACGTGTCGCAAGACGTTCGTGAGACACTCGAGTTGTTCGACTCGCCCGCAGACGGCGGAGAGACGGAGCTGATGCTCGATCGAGGCGCCAACATTCGCGCACGCTGGATGGCGAGTGGGGCGGGCGGTCTTGCCGATCCCAGCACCCTTCTCAGTGATGCAGCGCGGGTTAAGAGTATTCCGGTTGCGGCGGCAAATCACGCCGGTCACGGCGGCTAG
- a CDS encoding copper resistance CopC family protein: MTMRTITAFFLLVAMVFAPAAVRAHAFLDHSDPAVGSTVPSAPATMHIWFTQELEPAFSWIQVTDKSGASVSDGTSGVDPDNKQEMDIKLKSLPAGTYTVKWHALSVDTHTTQGDFTFQVKGS; the protein is encoded by the coding sequence ATGACGATGCGTACAATCACTGCATTCTTTCTCCTCGTCGCAATGGTGTTCGCACCCGCAGCGGTTCGGGCGCACGCGTTCCTCGACCATTCCGATCCGGCGGTCGGCAGCACGGTGCCGTCCGCACCCGCGACCATGCATATCTGGTTCACGCAGGAGCTCGAGCCGGCTTTTAGCTGGATACAAGTCACCGATAAATCCGGAGCGTCCGTGAGCGACGGAACGTCCGGGGTCGATCCGGACAACAAACAAGAGATGGACATCAAGCTCAAATCGCTGCCGGCCGGCACGTACACGGTGAAATGGCACGCCTTGTCGGTCGATACGCACACGACCCAAGGAGACTTCACGTTCCAGGTCAAGGGGAGCTAA
- a CDS encoding TIGR00282 family metallophosphoesterase: MLVGDVVGSPGRETLKRCVALAREQHHVRACIANGENAAGGFGLTAQTAQEMFESGVDFITSGNHIFDKREFREYLEASDRVIRPANYPPTVPGRGMGTFAVDGVTVGVLNIMGRTFMPPVDDPFRCADALVSDLRAKTPVIVVDVHAEATSEKVAMARYLDGRVSAIYGTHTHVQTADEHVLPGGTAYITDVGMTGPTDGVIGMDAGPVLDRFLTSLSERFFVQKTGTKQFCAAVVAIDPQSGKASEIKRIFQRGIA, encoded by the coding sequence CTGCTCGTCGGAGACGTCGTCGGCTCCCCCGGGCGCGAAACGCTGAAACGATGCGTCGCGCTTGCCCGCGAACAGCACCACGTCCGCGCCTGCATCGCCAACGGTGAGAACGCCGCCGGCGGCTTCGGCTTGACCGCCCAGACCGCCCAAGAGATGTTCGAGTCGGGCGTCGATTTCATCACGAGCGGAAACCACATCTTCGACAAGCGCGAGTTCCGCGAGTACCTCGAGGCCAGCGACCGCGTCATCCGTCCGGCGAACTATCCGCCCACCGTTCCCGGCCGCGGGATGGGCACGTTCGCGGTCGACGGCGTGACGGTCGGCGTGCTCAACATTATGGGCAGAACCTTCATGCCGCCGGTCGACGATCCGTTCCGCTGCGCCGACGCGCTCGTGTCGGACCTGCGCGCGAAAACGCCGGTGATCGTCGTCGACGTGCACGCCGAAGCGACGTCGGAGAAGGTGGCCATGGCTCGCTACCTCGACGGACGCGTGTCGGCGATTTACGGAACGCACACGCACGTGCAGACGGCCGACGAACACGTTCTTCCCGGCGGCACCGCCTACATTACCGACGTGGGAATGACCGGACCCACTGACGGCGTCATCGGCATGGACGCCGGTCCGGTACTCGACCGGTTCTTAACCAGCTTGTCGGAGCGGTTCTTCGTGCAGAAAACCGGCACGAAACAGTTCTGCGCGGCGGTTGTCGCGATCGATCCGCAATCCGGCAAAGCCAGCGAAATCAAACGCATCTTCCAGCGAGGGATCGCCTAG
- a CDS encoding PHP domain-containing protein produces MSDGTLTPQALADFMGERGVEIFCISDHDTLGAYGAFEAPKGSRYVTGIEINTTWRANEVHVLGYNVPLGPSKINDLLEYNQEQRRKRAETMVAQLNAGGYPLTYAQVLVESDGAHAVGRPHVAKALMRAGMTENIDSAFRDLLGRGKPGYVPQIYTTPQQAIETIAAVGGIPVLAHPGRLKDYVLIDELAGHGLVGLEVFYPLHDSDDVALFREKAKQYDLVMTAGMDFHDIRYHTKGVGMDVEPADIAAFLELAEVFA; encoded by the coding sequence ATGAGCGACGGAACGCTCACGCCACAGGCGCTGGCCGATTTCATGGGCGAGCGCGGCGTCGAGATTTTCTGTATCTCCGACCACGACACGCTGGGCGCGTACGGCGCGTTCGAGGCGCCCAAGGGTTCGCGCTACGTCACGGGGATCGAGATCAACACCACCTGGCGCGCCAACGAAGTGCACGTACTCGGTTATAACGTGCCGCTGGGTCCGTCGAAGATCAACGATCTCCTCGAGTACAATCAGGAGCAGCGCCGCAAGCGTGCCGAGACGATGGTCGCTCAGCTCAACGCCGGCGGGTATCCGCTGACGTACGCACAGGTTTTGGTGGAGTCCGACGGCGCCCACGCGGTCGGTCGCCCGCACGTCGCTAAAGCGCTGATGCGCGCCGGCATGACCGAGAACATCGACAGCGCGTTTCGCGATCTCCTCGGGCGCGGGAAGCCCGGCTACGTTCCACAGATTTACACGACGCCGCAGCAGGCGATCGAAACGATCGCGGCGGTCGGCGGAATCCCCGTGCTCGCGCATCCCGGACGGCTCAAGGATTACGTGCTGATCGACGAACTGGCCGGCCACGGCTTGGTGGGGCTCGAGGTGTTCTATCCGCTCCACGACTCCGACGACGTCGCGCTGTTCCGCGAAAAGGCGAAACAGTACGATCTCGTGATGACCGCCGGAATGGATTTCCACGACATCCGCTATCACACCAAAGGCGTGGGGATGGACGTCGAACCCGCCGACATTGCGGCGTTCCTAGAGTTGGCTGAAGTCTTCGCCTAG
- a CDS encoding cyclodeaminase/cyclohydrolase family protein, with translation MESFERYLNDLASANPTPGGGSAATVVGALGAALVAMVARIDAGNPKYAEHHGSAVRIAEAADRVRAELGNARDRDERAFGRVVNAQSLPRTTDEEKAARARVLETALRDAAEVPLKSCEFCIDVLRLAAQAALIPNRSLASDLGCAAEFGAAALAACAYNVRVNHRYMRDAGAIDAQAKTLVRYENECSTLLNELRRGVGAALRG, from the coding sequence GTGGAATCGTTCGAGCGCTACCTTAACGATCTAGCTTCGGCCAATCCGACCCCTGGCGGCGGGAGCGCGGCGACGGTCGTGGGAGCCTTGGGAGCCGCGCTGGTCGCCATGGTCGCTCGGATCGACGCCGGCAACCCGAAGTACGCCGAACACCACGGCTCGGCCGTCCGCATCGCCGAAGCGGCCGATCGCGTTCGGGCCGAACTCGGCAACGCCCGCGACCGCGACGAACGCGCCTTCGGCCGGGTGGTCAACGCTCAGAGCCTGCCCCGAACGACCGATGAGGAGAAAGCCGCCCGAGCACGCGTGCTCGAGACCGCCCTGCGCGATGCGGCCGAGGTGCCGCTGAAGTCGTGCGAGTTCTGCATCGACGTGCTTCGGCTGGCGGCGCAAGCCGCCCTGATTCCCAACCGGTCGCTCGCCAGCGATTTGGGGTGCGCCGCCGAGTTTGGTGCGGCCGCTCTGGCGGCGTGTGCGTACAACGTGCGCGTCAACCACCGCTACATGCGCGATGCCGGCGCCATCGACGCGCAAGCCAAGACGCTGGTACGCTACGAAAACGAGTGTTCGACGCTGCTCAACGAGCTGCGCCGGGGCGTCGGCGCCGCACTTCGTGGGTAG
- the ahcY gene encoding adenosylhomocysteinase, with product MPVLDRTTAGDVKDRGLAEAGRSRIAWAGAYMPVLAQIRDRFEIEKPLHGVRIGACLHVTTETANLMLALQAGGAQIALCASNPLSTQDDVAAALCDYGIPTYAIKGEDNATYYSHIESVIATKPQMSMDDGCDLVNTIFTKHKPLLDEMLGGCEETTTGVIRLKAMEKDGVLPYPVIAVNNALTKHMFDNRYGTGQSTLDGIIRATNVLLAGRTLVVAGYGWCGRGIASRGAGMGAHVVVCEVDPRKAIEAVMDGYRVMPMNDAAKIGDVFVTVTGNYHVIREEHYKLMKDGAIVCNSGHFNDELDLDVLKKIAKGKTEPRAFVEQYELHDGRKVCILADGRLVNLAAAEGHPAAVMDMSFANQAMAAAHLAKHHKTMEKHVYDVPIEIDEEVANLKLSSMGVDIDTLTPEQVKYMASWSEGT from the coding sequence GTGCCCGTATTGGATCGGACGACCGCCGGGGACGTCAAAGACCGTGGCCTGGCCGAAGCCGGCCGTTCGCGCATCGCGTGGGCCGGAGCGTACATGCCGGTCTTGGCGCAAATTCGCGACCGCTTCGAAATCGAAAAGCCGCTGCACGGCGTGCGCATCGGTGCGTGCCTGCACGTGACGACCGAGACCGCCAACTTGATGCTCGCGCTCCAGGCCGGCGGCGCCCAGATCGCGCTGTGCGCCAGTAACCCCCTCTCGACGCAAGACGACGTCGCGGCGGCGTTGTGCGACTACGGCATTCCGACGTACGCGATCAAAGGCGAAGATAACGCGACGTACTACTCGCACATCGAGTCGGTGATCGCGACCAAGCCGCAGATGTCGATGGACGACGGCTGCGATCTGGTGAACACGATCTTCACGAAGCACAAGCCGCTGCTCGACGAGATGCTCGGCGGCTGCGAAGAGACGACGACGGGCGTTATCCGCCTCAAGGCGATGGAGAAGGACGGCGTGCTGCCGTATCCGGTGATCGCCGTGAACAACGCGCTCACCAAGCACATGTTCGACAACCGTTACGGCACCGGGCAATCGACGCTCGACGGAATCATCCGGGCAACCAACGTGCTGCTCGCGGGCCGCACCCTCGTGGTGGCCGGCTACGGCTGGTGCGGACGCGGTATCGCGTCGCGCGGCGCCGGCATGGGCGCGCACGTCGTGGTCTGCGAAGTCGATCCGCGTAAAGCGATCGAGGCCGTGATGGACGGCTACCGCGTGATGCCGATGAACGACGCCGCCAAGATCGGTGACGTGTTCGTCACGGTGACCGGCAACTATCACGTCATCCGCGAAGAGCATTACAAGCTCATGAAGGACGGCGCGATCGTTTGCAACTCGGGCCACTTCAACGACGAGCTGGATCTCGACGTGCTCAAGAAGATCGCCAAGGGGAAGACCGAACCGCGCGCGTTCGTCGAGCAGTACGAGCTGCACGACGGCCGCAAAGTCTGCATTCTCGCCGACGGCCGTCTGGTCAATCTCGCCGCGGCCGAAGGCCATCCCGCCGCCGTGATGGACATGTCGTTTGCCAATCAAGCGATGGCTGCGGCGCATCTCGCGAAGCATCATAAGACGATGGAGAAGCACGTCTACGACGTTCCGATCGAGATCGACGAAGAAGTTGCCAACCTCAAGCTCTCCTCGATGGGCGTCGACATCGACACCCTGACGCCGGAGCAAGTGAAGTACATGGCGTCGTGGTCGGAGGGAACGTAA